A single Crateriforma conspicua DNA region contains:
- a CDS encoding chemotaxis protein CheW, which produces MTDQLTTDAADSESKIQLVTFRVNDILLGISIDCVQEINRLLDVTAVPGASRLIHGVVNLRGEVVTVIDAHQLFGVRSQTNPENQRNLVLRVDGEQIGILVDEIADILTIRQCDLSPRPSNLRSVDRRFIDSVFLTSGSIVVVLDASSLVNAIDQSDKAEPALA; this is translated from the coding sequence ATGACTGACCAATTAACAACCGATGCAGCGGATAGCGAGTCCAAGATTCAATTGGTCACGTTTCGCGTGAATGACATCCTGCTGGGGATCTCGATCGACTGTGTTCAAGAGATCAATCGTTTGCTGGATGTCACGGCCGTGCCCGGTGCCAGCCGTCTGATTCATGGCGTGGTCAATCTGCGTGGCGAAGTCGTCACCGTGATTGATGCCCATCAGTTGTTCGGCGTTCGGTCACAGACCAACCCCGAGAATCAACGGAACTTGGTTCTGCGGGTCGATGGCGAACAGATCGGCATCCTGGTCGACGAAATCGCCGACATCCTGACGATCCGGCAATGCGATTTGTCGCCACGTCCGTCCAACCTTCGCTCGGTCGACCGACGTTTCATTGATTCGGTCTTCCTGACCAGCGGCAGCATCGTCGTCGTCCTGGACGCGAGCAGTCTGGTCAATGCGATTGACCAATCGGACAAGGCAGAACCGGCTTTGGCCTGA